From a region of the Myxococcus stipitatus genome:
- a CDS encoding NADH-quinone oxidoreductase subunit A, giving the protein MTPSPLSPYLPLAVVLLLAGIMGVAIPFITSLLGPKRPSAIKSTSFEAGSESSGPARQRFAVKFYVVALLFIVFDVEAVFMYPWAVNFQALGWFGYTEMVVFAATLVVGLIYIWKKGALDWES; this is encoded by the coding sequence ATGACTCCCTCTCCCCTCTCGCCCTACCTGCCCCTGGCGGTGGTGCTGCTGCTGGCCGGCATCATGGGCGTCGCGATCCCGTTCATCACGTCGCTGCTGGGCCCCAAGCGTCCGAGCGCCATCAAGTCCACCAGCTTCGAGGCAGGCTCCGAGTCCAGCGGACCGGCGCGTCAGCGCTTCGCGGTGAAGTTCTACGTCGTCGCGCTGTTGTTCATCGTGTTCGACGTGGAAGCGGTGTTCATGTACCCCTGGGCGGTGAACTTCCAGGCCCTCGGCTGGTTCGGGTACACGGAGATGGTGGTCTTCGCGGCGACGCTCGTCGTGGGCCTCATCTATATCTGGAAGAAGGGCGCCCTGGATTGGGAGAGCTGA
- a CDS encoding methyl-accepting chemotaxis protein has protein sequence MWGRLGLRMQVAIAVLVPCLAVMGLCIWNFSARQREVALELLQRRARVLGSLVASHPATRDWDGSQAAKARLDEVLAQLESRNIEGGGGFTVNYQGLLGPDGRPVYEALGRVPEHARGASVVLSQGCASSLITQREVVVWCASGGRTYVAGLGLDEANAAVTELKSSVVMGLVGALLLGLLLAVLIGRTLVEPVAQVTDVVRDVARGDVSRAEMDVPATGEVRLMAQSFNEMLGTLRLTVLELVSRTEQLSGASRGLLGASADQEHVISQQAAYAQQIAATFEELSRTAEQISSSTEVVESSARRTHEAVAEAMAVVAQVVAGINDIRTESKGVADAIVGLNQDLQQVSKIAHVINQVAERSDLLALNAALEGTKAGEVGRGFSLVAAEMRKLAENVSASARDIGRIVEKVQDSGEEAASKARVGMATSDRGVEVAEQASAVFQRIVELARGTSEAARQITIATRQQRQSSEQAVQGARNVAELVKQGVDATGRTTRIAQDLQAVAEGLTAVTGRFKTTRV, from the coding sequence ATGTGGGGCCGGCTCGGCTTGCGGATGCAGGTGGCCATCGCGGTGCTCGTGCCCTGCCTGGCGGTGATGGGGCTGTGCATCTGGAACTTCTCCGCGCGACAGCGCGAGGTGGCGTTGGAGCTGCTCCAGCGGCGCGCCCGGGTGCTGGGCTCGCTCGTCGCGTCGCACCCCGCGACGCGGGACTGGGATGGCTCCCAGGCCGCGAAGGCGCGGTTGGACGAGGTGCTGGCGCAGCTCGAGTCCCGGAACATCGAGGGTGGCGGTGGCTTCACCGTGAACTACCAGGGGCTGCTGGGCCCGGACGGTCGGCCCGTCTATGAGGCGTTGGGGCGGGTGCCCGAGCATGCCCGGGGGGCCTCCGTGGTGTTGAGCCAGGGGTGCGCCAGCTCGCTCATCACCCAGCGCGAGGTGGTGGTGTGGTGCGCCAGCGGCGGGCGCACCTACGTGGCGGGGCTGGGCCTGGACGAGGCCAACGCCGCCGTGACGGAGCTGAAGAGCTCCGTGGTGATGGGCCTGGTGGGCGCGCTCCTGTTGGGGTTGCTGCTCGCGGTGCTCATCGGGCGGACCCTCGTCGAGCCCGTGGCCCAGGTGACGGACGTGGTGCGCGACGTGGCCCGGGGCGACGTGTCCCGCGCGGAGATGGACGTGCCCGCCACGGGCGAGGTCCGGTTGATGGCGCAGTCCTTCAACGAGATGCTCGGCACGCTGCGGCTGACGGTGCTGGAGCTGGTGTCGCGCACCGAGCAGCTCTCCGGCGCGTCGCGCGGGCTGCTCGGCGCGTCGGCGGACCAGGAGCACGTCATCAGCCAGCAGGCGGCGTACGCGCAGCAGATCGCCGCGACGTTCGAGGAGCTGAGCCGCACCGCGGAGCAGATCTCCAGCTCGACGGAGGTGGTGGAGTCGAGCGCCCGGCGCACGCACGAGGCGGTGGCGGAGGCCATGGCCGTGGTCGCGCAGGTGGTCGCGGGCATCAACGACATCCGCACCGAGTCCAAGGGCGTGGCCGACGCCATCGTCGGCCTGAACCAGGACCTCCAGCAGGTGTCGAAGATCGCCCACGTCATCAACCAGGTGGCGGAGCGGTCCGACCTGCTGGCGCTCAACGCGGCCCTCGAGGGCACCAAGGCGGGCGAGGTGGGGCGGGGCTTCTCGCTGGTGGCGGCGGAGATGCGCAAGCTGGCGGAGAACGTGTCCGCGTCCGCGCGCGACATCGGCCGCATCGTGGAGAAGGTGCAGGACTCCGGCGAGGAGGCCGCCTCGAAGGCCCGCGTGGGCATGGCCACCAGCGACCGCGGCGTGGAGGTGGCGGAGCAGGCGTCGGCCGTGTTCCAGCGCATCGTGGAGCTGGCGCGCGGCACCAGCGAGGCCGCGCGGCAGATCACCATCGCCACGCGTCAGCAGCGTCAGTCCAGCGAGCAGGCGGTGCAGGGGGCTCGCAACGTGGCGGAGCTGGTGAAGCAGGGCGTGGACGCCACGGGGCGCACCACGCGCATCGCCCAGGACCTGCAAGCGGTGGCCGAGGGGCTCACCGCCGTCACCGGGCGCTTCAAGACGACGCGCGTCTGA
- a CDS encoding amphi-Trp domain-containing protein, with protein MAKRPERDIEKTYPRHQFVAKLRRLADALEQGKAFTIQVAGERLHVPADAAFNIEHEREGNVDELELQLRWRRE; from the coding sequence ATGGCGAAGCGCCCCGAGCGAGACATCGAGAAGACCTACCCGCGTCATCAGTTCGTCGCGAAGCTGCGCCGCCTCGCGGACGCGCTGGAGCAGGGCAAGGCGTTCACCATCCAGGTGGCCGGGGAGCGCCTGCACGTGCCCGCCGACGCCGCGTTCAACATCGAACACGAGCGCGAGGGGAACGTGGACGAGCTGGAGCTCCAGCTGCGCTGGAGGCGCGAGTAG
- a CDS encoding pyridoxal phosphate-dependent decarboxylase family protein: MGPLDLSPAQFRRLADRVSSLAEAWLEALDGRPIAPKVTGADTEALFSAGLPERGLGEAAFDALGPVLDGSRAGNARFLAYVFGSGEPVGMLGDYVASVVNQNVTTWRSAPTLVSLERAVIRGLAEAVGCPGFEGSFTGGGSSANLMGLAMAREALAPANDEGAPSGVVYASAEVHMSTPKAVALLGLGRKHLRLIPVDGGWRMRPEALRRAIAEDRAAGRRPLAVVATAGTVNTGAIDPLPDVAAVARDAGLWLHVDGAYGALAAMAYPERFEGLALADSLSMDAHKWLYQPADCGVLLFRDAKAARRAFSFTGDYARALSADPVEGFAFFDESIELSRRARALKVWLSLRYHGLGAFREAIRKDVENARRLEAAIRESPALELLSPASLSAVCFRYVAGLNEAERDAFNARLLTRVNKRGRVYISNATLDGRFALRACFVNHRTTPEDVAMVTREVLAAAEEVTRS, from the coding sequence ATGGGCCCGCTCGACCTGTCTCCCGCGCAGTTCCGACGTCTGGCCGACCGCGTCTCCTCTTTGGCGGAGGCGTGGCTGGAAGCACTCGATGGCAGGCCCATCGCGCCGAAGGTCACCGGCGCGGACACGGAGGCGCTGTTCTCCGCCGGGCTCCCCGAGCGGGGGCTGGGGGAGGCCGCGTTCGACGCGCTGGGGCCCGTGCTGGACGGCTCGCGCGCGGGCAATGCGCGCTTCCTCGCCTACGTGTTCGGCTCCGGCGAGCCGGTGGGCATGCTGGGGGACTACGTGGCGAGCGTCGTCAACCAGAACGTGACGACGTGGCGTTCGGCGCCCACGCTGGTGAGCCTGGAGCGCGCGGTGATTCGCGGCCTCGCGGAGGCGGTGGGGTGCCCTGGCTTCGAGGGCAGCTTCACGGGAGGGGGCTCGTCGGCGAACCTCATGGGGCTGGCGATGGCGCGCGAGGCGTTGGCTCCCGCCAATGACGAGGGGGCCCCCTCCGGCGTGGTGTACGCGTCCGCCGAGGTGCACATGTCCACGCCCAAGGCGGTGGCGCTGCTGGGCCTGGGACGCAAGCACCTGCGCCTGATTCCCGTCGATGGTGGGTGGCGGATGCGGCCGGAGGCGTTGCGGCGGGCCATCGCGGAGGACCGGGCCGCGGGGCGTCGGCCGCTGGCGGTGGTGGCGACGGCGGGGACGGTGAACACGGGGGCCATCGACCCGCTCCCTGACGTGGCGGCGGTTGCCCGCGACGCGGGGCTATGGCTGCACGTGGATGGCGCCTATGGGGCGTTGGCGGCCATGGCCTACCCGGAGCGCTTCGAGGGGCTGGCGCTGGCGGACTCCCTGTCGATGGACGCGCACAAGTGGCTCTACCAACCGGCGGACTGTGGCGTGCTGCTGTTCCGTGACGCGAAGGCCGCGCGGCGGGCGTTCTCCTTCACGGGGGACTATGCCCGCGCGCTCTCGGCCGACCCGGTGGAGGGCTTCGCCTTCTTCGACGAGTCCATCGAGCTGTCGCGCCGCGCCCGCGCCCTCAAGGTCTGGCTGTCGCTGCGCTATCACGGCCTGGGCGCGTTCCGGGAGGCCATCCGAAAGGACGTGGAGAACGCCCGTCGCCTGGAGGCCGCCATCCGGGAGAGCCCCGCGCTGGAGTTGCTCTCTCCGGCGTCGTTGAGCGCGGTGTGCTTCCGCTACGTCGCCGGGTTGAACGAGGCGGAGCGCGATGCCTTCAACGCGCGCCTGCTGACGCGGGTGAACAAGCGGGGCCGCGTCTACATCTCGAACGCGACGCTCGATGGGCGCTTCGCGCTGCGCGCGTGCTTCGTCAACCACCGCACCACACCCGAGGACGTGGCGATGGTGACGCGCGAGGTGCTCGCGGCGGCGGAGGAAGTCACGCGGAGTTGA
- a CDS encoding deoxyhypusine synthase family protein: protein MGIRDFCKTHFRHFNAAALVDAAEGYRRHVDGGGKMLVTLAGAMSTAELGISLAEMIRQDKVHAISCTGANLEEDLFNLVAHDAYERVPNYRDLTPADELALLGRHMNRVTDTCIPELEAMRRIESVVLDEWVAADASGERYFPHEFMYRVLRSRKLEGSYRIDPRNSWLVAACEKDLPIWVPGWEDSTLGNMYAGHCISGDVRNVHTVRTGIEAMQTLAGWYTRTAPSTSVGFFQIGGGIAGDFPICVVPMLHQDLRRTGVPLWGYFCQISDSTTSYGSYSGAVPNEKITWGKLGVDTPKYIIESDASIVAPLLFAYVLDQ from the coding sequence GTGGGAATCAGGGACTTCTGCAAGACGCACTTCCGACACTTCAACGCGGCCGCGCTGGTGGACGCCGCCGAGGGCTACCGCCGTCACGTCGACGGCGGAGGAAAGATGCTGGTGACGCTGGCGGGCGCCATGAGCACCGCCGAGCTGGGCATCTCCCTGGCGGAGATGATTCGCCAGGACAAGGTGCACGCCATCAGCTGCACGGGCGCCAACCTCGAGGAGGACTTGTTCAACCTCGTCGCGCACGACGCCTACGAGCGGGTGCCGAACTACCGCGACCTCACGCCCGCCGACGAACTGGCGCTGCTGGGGCGGCACATGAACCGCGTCACGGACACCTGCATCCCGGAGCTGGAGGCCATGCGGCGCATCGAGTCCGTGGTGCTGGACGAGTGGGTGGCGGCGGACGCCTCGGGCGAGCGCTACTTCCCCCATGAGTTCATGTACCGCGTGCTGCGGAGCCGGAAGCTGGAGGGGTCGTATCGAATCGACCCGAGGAACAGCTGGCTCGTCGCCGCGTGCGAGAAGGACCTGCCCATCTGGGTGCCGGGCTGGGAGGACTCGACGCTGGGGAACATGTACGCCGGCCACTGCATCTCCGGCGACGTGAGGAACGTGCACACGGTGCGCACCGGCATCGAGGCGATGCAGACGCTCGCCGGCTGGTACACGCGGACGGCGCCGAGCACCTCGGTGGGCTTCTTCCAGATTGGGGGAGGCATCGCGGGCGACTTCCCCATCTGCGTGGTGCCCATGCTCCACCAGGACCTGCGGCGCACCGGGGTGCCGCTGTGGGGGTACTTCTGCCAGATCAGCGACTCGACGACGAGCTATGGCTCGTACTCGGGCGCGGTGCCCAACGAGAAGATCACCTGGGGCAAGCTCGGCGTCGACACGCCGAAGTACATCATCGAGAGCGACGCCTCCATCGTCGCGCCGCTGCTGTTCGCCTACGTGCTCGACCAGTAG
- a CDS encoding PHP domain-containing protein, which produces MIDLHSHTTASDGQYTPDELMSRAAAAGVTVLAVTDHDTVAGLEAAGEAARRHGMVLVPGIEVSAFVLGKEVHILGHFVRPDDEELARFATRLRAERERRMEAMVERMRQLGFPVRMEHVRAVAGDAQLGRPHLARVLVDQGWAVDMKAAFDRFLGTRGMAWVDRFKLEGAQAIRLIRKAGGTATLAHPAASKVERMELRELAKAGLAGLEMQQVDPNPGIHKKYLALAREFDLVPTAGSDFHGEAVAPEHRLGSADMPAELFAKLQARASA; this is translated from the coding sequence GTGATCGACCTGCACTCCCACACGACCGCCAGCGACGGCCAGTACACGCCAGACGAGTTGATGTCGCGCGCGGCGGCGGCGGGCGTGACGGTGCTGGCGGTGACGGACCACGACACCGTGGCGGGGCTGGAGGCCGCGGGGGAGGCGGCGCGGCGTCACGGCATGGTGCTGGTGCCCGGCATCGAGGTGTCCGCCTTCGTGCTGGGCAAGGAGGTCCACATCCTGGGCCACTTCGTGAGGCCGGACGACGAGGAGCTGGCGCGGTTCGCCACGCGCCTGCGCGCCGAGCGCGAGCGGCGGATGGAGGCCATGGTGGAGCGGATGCGGCAGCTGGGCTTCCCGGTGCGCATGGAGCACGTGCGGGCGGTCGCGGGAGACGCGCAGCTGGGCCGGCCGCATCTGGCGCGCGTGCTGGTGGACCAGGGTTGGGCGGTGGACATGAAGGCCGCGTTCGACCGCTTCCTGGGGACGCGGGGCATGGCGTGGGTGGACCGCTTCAAGCTGGAGGGCGCGCAGGCCATCCGCCTCATCCGCAAGGCGGGCGGCACGGCCACGCTGGCGCACCCGGCCGCCTCCAAGGTGGAGCGCATGGAGCTGCGGGAGCTGGCGAAGGCGGGCCTCGCGGGGCTGGAGATGCAGCAGGTGGACCCCAACCCGGGCATCCACAAGAAGTACCTGGCGCTGGCGCGGGAGTTCGACCTGGTGCCCACCGCGGGCAGCGACTTCCACGGCGAGGCGGTGGCCCCCGAACACAGGCTGGGTTCCGCCGACATGCCGGCCGAGCTGTTCGCGAAGCTCCAGGCCCGCGCGAGCGCCTGA
- a CDS encoding RrF2 family transcriptional regulator, with protein MAQHPLQISRKIEYGLRAMTFLASQPLERMVPFREIARRMDVPEDFLAKILKVLVSRKLVRSTRGAHGGYALSRPAREVTFLDVIEAVEGPVNVNVCQDTQHDGCRATGSCTMYGVWKLGQQRMLEVYRGTTLDRLAMTELRGAQEVGSPVLSARA; from the coding sequence ATGGCGCAGCATCCTCTCCAGATTTCACGGAAGATCGAGTACGGGCTGCGGGCCATGACGTTCCTGGCCTCCCAGCCCCTGGAGCGCATGGTGCCGTTCCGTGAAATCGCCCGGCGGATGGACGTCCCCGAGGACTTCCTGGCGAAGATCCTCAAGGTCCTCGTCTCCCGGAAGCTCGTCCGCTCCACCCGGGGCGCCCACGGGGGGTATGCGCTGTCCCGCCCCGCCCGGGAGGTGACGTTCCTGGACGTCATCGAGGCGGTGGAGGGCCCCGTCAACGTCAACGTCTGCCAGGACACCCAGCATGACGGCTGCCGGGCGACCGGGAGCTGCACCATGTACGGGGTGTGGAAGCTCGGCCAGCAGCGGATGCTGGAGGTCTACCGGGGCACGACCCTGGACCGCCTGGCGATGACGGAGCTGCGGGGCGCGCAGGAAGTCGGCTCGCCCGTCCTGTCGGCCCGCGCCTAG
- a CDS encoding deoxyhypusine synthase family protein: protein MAKTSSNPKKSLRSAYSGARKADPRPITGKEKPAELLAHAFSAYVGRQERTAFELMSQSMEQDASIFLTLSGAMTPAGLHQSCLIPLIEKGVISAITTTGANLYHDAHRIIGHAIREVNPNAGDLQYRLARIIRIYDLGFWEEALLDTDRLFSAIIRGPEFQRKMTTPEFHYLLGKAIYQIERKLGVKQPSLLSTCYKHAVPIWVGAVQDGSIFLNIVKLKRLLGADFKFELDINDDVYSMAAMQHFCRHNGSKRLAIWILGGGVPKNYTLQGEPLLDQILNVPTSGFDIDVQFCVDPVDNGALSSCPAGEGHTWGKVSVEAVESGSVYCHTDVTAVFPWLTHALLSEPKNKRKPMRLMDRLPEAIAFLDADVKKRSKSLMKTLDWSVEEAEPSTKKDAKKHDVFVR from the coding sequence ATGGCCAAGACCTCCTCGAACCCGAAGAAGTCCCTGCGCTCCGCCTACTCCGGCGCTCGCAAGGCGGATCCCCGTCCCATCACCGGCAAGGAGAAGCCGGCGGAGCTGCTGGCCCATGCCTTCAGCGCCTACGTGGGGCGCCAGGAGCGCACGGCCTTCGAGCTCATGTCCCAGTCGATGGAGCAGGACGCCTCCATCTTCCTGACGCTCTCCGGCGCCATGACGCCCGCGGGCCTGCACCAGAGCTGTCTGATTCCCCTCATCGAGAAGGGCGTCATCAGCGCCATCACCACCACGGGCGCCAACCTGTACCACGACGCCCACCGCATCATCGGCCACGCCATCCGCGAGGTGAACCCCAACGCGGGCGACCTCCAGTACCGCCTGGCGCGCATCATCCGCATCTACGACCTGGGCTTCTGGGAGGAGGCGCTGCTCGACACCGACCGCCTCTTCTCCGCCATCATCCGGGGCCCGGAGTTCCAGCGGAAGATGACCACGCCGGAGTTCCACTACCTGCTCGGCAAGGCCATCTACCAGATCGAACGCAAGCTGGGCGTCAAGCAGCCCTCGCTGCTGTCCACCTGCTACAAGCACGCGGTGCCCATCTGGGTGGGCGCGGTGCAGGACGGCTCCATCTTCCTCAACATCGTCAAGCTCAAGCGCCTGTTGGGCGCCGACTTCAAGTTCGAGCTCGACATCAACGACGACGTCTACTCCATGGCCGCCATGCAGCACTTCTGCCGGCACAACGGCAGCAAGCGGCTGGCCATCTGGATCCTCGGCGGCGGCGTTCCCAAGAACTACACGCTGCAGGGCGAGCCGCTGCTGGATCAGATCCTCAACGTCCCCACGTCCGGCTTCGACATCGACGTGCAGTTCTGCGTGGACCCGGTGGACAACGGCGCGCTGTCCAGCTGCCCGGCCGGCGAGGGCCACACCTGGGGCAAGGTGTCCGTGGAGGCCGTGGAGTCCGGCTCCGTGTACTGCCACACCGACGTGACGGCGGTGTTCCCCTGGCTGACGCACGCGCTGCTGAGCGAGCCGAAGAACAAGCGCAAGCCCATGCGGTTGATGGACCGGTTGCCGGAGGCCATCGCCTTCCTGGACGCGGACGTGAAGAAGCGCAGCAAGTCGCTCATGAAGACGCTGGACTGGAGCGTGGAGGAGGCGGAGCCTTCCACCAAGAAGGACGCGAAGAAGCACGACGTGTTCGTCCGCTGA
- a CDS encoding OsmC family protein, with the protein MSQQQPATGVVMTLVSQAQFKTQLTHGPSGSGLATEAPRDNGGTGGSFSPTDLVGAALMSCAVTTMHLFASREGISLGEVRARVEKRMTPPPRRIGELVLDIQMPAGLSAEHRARLEQVGRECPVARSLHPDVKLPMSFSYPD; encoded by the coding sequence ATGAGCCAGCAGCAGCCCGCGACCGGCGTGGTGATGACCCTCGTCAGTCAAGCGCAGTTCAAGACGCAGCTCACCCACGGGCCCTCCGGCTCGGGGCTCGCCACGGAGGCGCCGCGCGACAACGGGGGCACGGGCGGCAGCTTCTCGCCCACGGACCTGGTGGGCGCGGCGCTCATGTCCTGCGCCGTGACGACCATGCACCTGTTCGCCTCGCGCGAGGGCATCTCCCTGGGGGAGGTCCGCGCCCGGGTGGAGAAGCGCATGACGCCGCCGCCGCGCCGCATTGGCGAGCTGGTGCTGGACATCCAGATGCCGGCGGGCCTGTCCGCCGAGCACCGCGCCCGGCTCGAGCAGGTCGGCCGGGAGTGCCCGGTGGCGCGCAGCCTCCATCCGGACGTGAAGCTGCCCATGAGCTTCTCGTACCCGGACTGA
- the speA gene encoding biosynthetic arginine decarboxylase: protein MPANAPPHRWTLADAHELYGIRNWGSPYFGINDKGHVCIHPDGPQAPSMDLKDLVDEVRRRGIGLPLLLRFTDVLRHRVVHLNEAFRKAMADQGFKGGYRGVYPIKVNQHRYVVETIIEAGKGYNYGLEAGSKPELLAVMALLENEDALVICNGYKDEEYIETALFYSRLGRNVILVVEKPSELPLIAEVARRTGITPRLGMRVKLSTRGAGKWEASGGDRSKFGLSSSELMSCIGFMKDTGLLPSFELLHFHLGSQISNIRNVKNALREVGCFYVEVARQGAPLKYLDVGGGLGVDYDGSQTNFASSMNYTTDEYANDVVFGVMEACDRAGVPHPTLVSESGRAVVAHHAVLVVDVLGTSEFDPAHVPDKVDDKAPSVVRNLLSTYREVTNKNLLEAWHDAQDAKEESLTLFSLGHLSLEQRVAAENIYWATCHKIMRIAKEAGEIPEELDSLEKALSDTYFCNFSVFQSLPDSWAIDQLFPMMPIHRLAEKPTRRATLADITCDSDGKIEHFIDKREVKDALELHALNDDDYYLGIFLVGAYQEILGDLHNLFGDTHTVQVSLAPNGGYLIDHVVAGDTVTEVLNYVSYNKDDLVARLRKFTELALRQGRISLDESRNLLRMYEDGLSGYTYLERGVDASFASNASQLRLVPAPDATRPPVSPSGT from the coding sequence ATGCCCGCAAACGCCCCTCCGCACCGCTGGACCCTCGCTGATGCCCACGAGCTCTATGGAATCCGGAACTGGGGCTCGCCCTATTTCGGCATCAACGACAAGGGCCACGTCTGCATCCATCCAGATGGGCCCCAGGCGCCCAGCATGGACCTCAAGGACCTGGTGGACGAGGTGCGGCGCCGCGGCATCGGCCTGCCCCTGCTCCTGCGGTTCACGGACGTGCTGCGCCACCGCGTCGTCCACCTCAACGAGGCCTTCCGCAAGGCCATGGCCGACCAGGGCTTCAAGGGCGGCTACCGGGGCGTGTACCCCATCAAGGTGAACCAGCACCGCTACGTGGTGGAGACCATCATCGAGGCGGGCAAAGGCTACAACTACGGCCTCGAGGCGGGCAGCAAGCCGGAGCTGCTGGCGGTGATGGCGCTGCTGGAGAACGAGGACGCGCTCGTCATCTGCAACGGCTACAAGGACGAGGAGTACATCGAGACGGCGCTCTTCTATTCGCGCCTGGGTCGCAACGTCATCCTCGTGGTGGAGAAGCCCAGCGAGCTGCCGCTCATCGCCGAGGTGGCCCGCCGCACCGGCATCACCCCGCGGCTGGGCATGCGCGTGAAGCTGTCCACGCGCGGCGCCGGCAAGTGGGAGGCCAGCGGTGGCGACCGCTCCAAGTTCGGTCTGTCCTCGTCGGAGCTGATGAGCTGTATCGGCTTCATGAAGGACACGGGCCTGCTGCCCTCCTTCGAGCTGCTCCACTTCCACCTGGGCAGCCAGATCTCCAACATCCGCAACGTGAAGAACGCGCTGCGCGAGGTGGGCTGCTTCTACGTGGAGGTGGCCCGCCAGGGCGCGCCGCTGAAGTACCTGGACGTGGGCGGCGGCCTGGGCGTGGACTACGACGGCTCGCAGACGAACTTCGCCTCGTCCATGAACTACACCACGGACGAGTACGCCAACGACGTCGTCTTCGGGGTGATGGAGGCGTGTGATCGGGCGGGCGTGCCGCACCCCACGCTCGTCTCCGAGTCCGGCCGCGCCGTCGTCGCGCACCACGCGGTGCTCGTGGTGGACGTGCTGGGCACCAGCGAGTTCGACCCGGCGCACGTGCCGGACAAGGTGGACGACAAGGCGCCGTCCGTCGTGCGCAACCTGCTGTCCACCTACCGCGAGGTGACGAACAAGAACCTGCTGGAGGCGTGGCACGACGCGCAGGACGCCAAGGAGGAGAGCCTCACCCTCTTCTCGCTGGGCCACCTGTCGCTGGAGCAGCGCGTGGCGGCCGAGAACATCTACTGGGCCACCTGCCACAAGATCATGCGCATCGCGAAGGAGGCGGGCGAGATTCCGGAGGAGCTGGACTCGCTGGAGAAGGCGCTGAGCGACACGTACTTCTGCAACTTCTCCGTGTTCCAGTCGCTGCCGGACTCGTGGGCCATCGACCAGCTGTTCCCGATGATGCCCATCCACCGGCTGGCGGAGAAGCCGACGCGCCGCGCGACGCTGGCGGACATCACCTGCGATTCGGACGGGAAGATCGAGCACTTCATCGACAAGCGCGAGGTGAAGGACGCCCTCGAGCTGCACGCGCTCAACGACGACGACTACTACCTGGGCATCTTCCTGGTGGGCGCGTACCAGGAGATCCTCGGCGACCTGCACAACCTCTTCGGTGACACGCACACGGTGCAGGTGTCGCTGGCGCCCAACGGCGGCTACCTCATCGACCACGTGGTGGCCGGCGACACGGTGACGGAGGTGCTCAACTACGTCAGCTACAACAAGGACGACCTCGTCGCGCGGCTGCGCAAGTTCACGGAGCTGGCGCTGCGCCAGGGCCGCATCTCCCTGGACGAGTCGCGCAACCTGCTGCGCATGTACGAGGACGGCCTGTCCGGCTACACGTACCTGGAGCGCGGCGTGGACGCGAGCTTCGCCTCCAACGCCAGCCAGCTGCGGCTGGTGCCCGCGCCCGACGCGACCCGCCCGCCCGTCTCCCCGTCGGGCACCTGA
- the clpX gene encoding ATP-dependent Clp protease ATP-binding subunit ClpX, which translates to MESSARREEAPLTPREIYERLDRYVIGQDAAKRAVAIAAHNHLKRVQARRLRRHSLIKKSNILLIGPTGSGKTHIARNLADILQVPFTTVDATEYTEAGYYGKDVEVMVSDLLLKANHSVEDTQRGIIFVDEVDKIARRSQGARNGAGSRDIGGEGVQQALLKLLEGREVYVPLNVTQAWNKSDFVQVDTRDILFICAGTFSDLHDAGDEPGRRMGFGADDAASRSRRRISTKQLVEFGMLAEFLGRLPVVVQLELLGEAELIRVLTEPPDAIVREFRELLAMDDIDLEFDDGALREVVRYSASRGLGARGLRSILEHVMADIMFEAPERRKHQVRVDAGLVRARLAGLDSVQLSV; encoded by the coding sequence ATGGAGTCGTCCGCACGCAGGGAAGAAGCGCCGCTGACCCCTCGGGAGATCTACGAGCGACTGGACCGGTATGTCATCGGCCAGGACGCCGCCAAGCGCGCGGTGGCCATCGCCGCCCACAACCACCTCAAGCGGGTGCAGGCGCGAAGGCTGCGGCGCCACTCGCTCATCAAGAAGTCCAACATCCTGCTCATCGGCCCCACGGGGAGCGGGAAGACCCACATCGCCCGCAACCTGGCGGACATCCTCCAGGTGCCCTTCACCACCGTGGACGCCACCGAGTACACGGAGGCGGGCTACTACGGGAAGGACGTGGAGGTGATGGTGTCCGACCTGCTGCTCAAGGCGAACCACTCCGTCGAGGACACGCAGCGGGGCATCATCTTCGTGGACGAGGTGGACAAGATCGCCCGGCGCTCGCAGGGCGCCCGCAACGGCGCGGGCAGCCGCGACATCGGCGGGGAGGGCGTCCAGCAGGCGCTCCTCAAGCTGCTCGAGGGGCGGGAGGTCTACGTCCCCCTGAATGTCACGCAGGCGTGGAACAAGAGTGACTTCGTCCAGGTGGACACGCGCGACATCCTCTTCATCTGCGCGGGCACCTTCAGCGACCTGCACGATGCCGGCGACGAGCCCGGCCGGCGCATGGGCTTCGGCGCGGACGACGCGGCGAGCCGCTCGCGCCGGCGCATCAGCACGAAGCAGCTGGTGGAGTTCGGGATGCTGGCGGAGTTCCTGGGGCGCCTGCCGGTGGTGGTCCAGCTGGAGCTGCTGGGCGAGGCGGAGCTCATCCGTGTGTTGACCGAGCCCCCGGACGCCATCGTCCGCGAGTTCCGCGAGCTGCTGGCCATGGACGACATCGACCTGGAGTTCGACGACGGGGCGCTGCGCGAGGTGGTGCGCTACTCGGCGTCGCGGGGGTTGGGGGCCCGGGGCCTGCGCTCCATCCTGGAGCACGTGATGGCGGACATCATGTTCGAGGCGCCAGAGCGCCGGAAGCACCAGGTGAGGGTGGACGCGGGGCTGGTGCGCGCGCGGCTGGCGGGGCTGGATTCGGTCCAGCTCAGCGTGTGA